One window from the genome of [Clostridium] celerecrescens 18A encodes:
- a CDS encoding ABC transporter substrate-binding protein, whose protein sequence is MRLKRVLAMVLAAGMVCASLTACGGSKTTESSAAGSTEKTETTKSDEKAQSTGEKKVLSVTTWDYDTSPTFQTVVDAYMAKHPDVEINVIDTSADEYNNSLGISLSAAQPDPDVIWVKDMGSMLQMADKNQLLPLDDFMKKDNLDLSIYNGAAEQLQYNGATYGLPYRSDWYILYYNKDLFDAAGVPYPSNDMTWDEYYDLAAKLTSGEGSSKVYGGHNHTWQALVSNWAVQDGKHTVVEKDYSFLKPWYEQALALQDNGYIQDFSTLKTANIHYSSVFKNQQCAMMPMGSWFIATMIQSQASDETSFNWGIARIPHPADTEAGYTVGALTPVGISAYTDEPDLSWDFVKFATSEEAANILAEQGVFTGIQTEESLKTIASAQFFPEGDSNIEALTYTHYIFDRPLDPKITEIKTVLEEVHEMIMIKQYTVDQGIEELNKRVAEIKGW, encoded by the coding sequence ATGAGATTAAAACGAGTTTTAGCTATGGTGTTAGCAGCCGGAATGGTATGCGCATCTTTAACTGCTTGTGGTGGCAGCAAAACAACTGAGAGCAGTGCTGCAGGTTCAACTGAAAAGACAGAAACAACAAAATCAGATGAAAAAGCACAAAGCACAGGAGAAAAGAAAGTACTTTCCGTTACTACATGGGACTATGATACATCACCCACATTCCAGACGGTAGTTGATGCTTACATGGCAAAACATCCGGATGTTGAAATTAATGTTATTGATACATCAGCCGATGAATACAACAATTCCCTTGGAATCAGCTTATCTGCAGCTCAGCCGGATCCAGATGTAATCTGGGTAAAAGACATGGGTTCCATGCTTCAGATGGCAGATAAAAATCAGCTTCTTCCTTTGGATGATTTCATGAAGAAAGATAATTTGGATTTATCCATTTACAATGGTGCAGCAGAGCAGCTTCAGTATAACGGAGCTACCTATGGACTTCCATATCGTTCCGACTGGTATATCTTATACTACAATAAAGACCTTTTTGATGCGGCAGGCGTTCCTTATCCATCAAATGATATGACTTGGGATGAGTATTATGATCTTGCAGCAAAGCTGACTTCTGGTGAAGGCAGTTCAAAGGTTTATGGCGGACATAACCACACCTGGCAGGCACTTGTATCAAACTGGGCTGTTCAGGATGGCAAACACACAGTTGTTGAAAAGGATTATTCCTTCTTAAAGCCATGGTATGAGCAAGCTCTTGCTTTACAGGATAATGGTTATATTCAGGATTTCTCTACTTTAAAGACAGCAAATATCCATTATTCATCTGTATTTAAAAATCAGCAGTGTGCTATGATGCCTATGGGTTCCTGGTTTATTGCAACTATGATCCAGTCTCAGGCATCTGATGAAACTTCCTTTAACTGGGGCATTGCAAGGATTCCACATCCTGCTGATACAGAAGCCGGTTACACGGTAGGAGCTCTCACTCCTGTTGGAATCAGTGCTTATACCGATGAACCTGACTTATCCTGGGATTTTGTGAAGTTTGCAACCAGCGAAGAAGCAGCTAATATTTTAGCTGAACAGGGCGTATTTACCGGTATCCAGACAGAAGAGTCATTAAAGACCATTGCTTCTGCACAGTTCTTCCCAGAGGGAGATTCAAATATTGAAGCACTGACTTATACTCACTATATATTTGACCGTCCTTTAGATCCAAAGATTACTGAAATCAAAACTGTACTTGAAGAAGTTCATGAGATGATCATGATTAAGCAGTATACTGTTGATCAGGGAATCGAAGAACTGAACAAGCGTGTTGCGGAGATCAAGGGCTGGTAA